One Lucilia cuprina isolate Lc7/37 chromosome 4, ASM2204524v1, whole genome shotgun sequence DNA segment encodes these proteins:
- the LOC111682403 gene encoding microprocessor complex subunit DGCR8 isoform X2, protein MRMLPILRMDISEPFYHYKTDNGSEIGDDNGQQNGEDDGGDESSELDLDDEEIEHLLDENLPDDLKGSKKPKYEERFKTVLEEKRINHFEVLPEGWVQVTHNSGMPLYLHKKTRVITTARPYFLGTGSARKHAIPVGSIPCLNYRRALDEEIEAEKRKAENAENEANQTEVTSTEVTTSSSTTTATSNPAPARCPFGFTANTNASSNTQPPTATSSTEATTLTNTLAEQNGNKENSTDTTTTQASSTNPLDKDKLRSLVPAAKIVTVNENIQKESLTPDQFNQYCKKLFKFRVIRVLRFRSWNARRKFTKNRKNLKNIQRPTLPDGTKLIKFPVLVPGDGKSNPRARREWIMNPSGKSYVCILHEYVQHALKKQPTYEFKELENAATPYAATVSINDLKYGTGYGTSKRQAKSEAARETLEILIPEMKDKITGVKQDKSAVAKSNQKDLSVFDDIRIEDPRVTEFCNKTTEPSPHAILLTCLQRNFGLGEDVQINYEINRTHNKKNEFTMTVGKHTAKVLCKNKREGKQLASQAILQILHPHIKTWGSLLRLYGNNSIKTFKEKKQEEQEITVLQSKAAINQPNHAILEKLRSEMLKLSEKNKSVQSKGTFIPPSDVDLPSSSGSNLNNVEL, encoded by the exons atgcGTATGTTACCCATATTGCGAATGGATATAAGCGAGCCATTTTATCATTATAAAACAG ataatGGCAGCGAAATTGGCGATGACAATGGTCAACAGAATGGCGAAGATGATGGTGGAGATGAATCATCCGAATTGGATTTAGATGATGAAGAAATTGAACATTTGCTAGATGAAAATTTACCAGACGATTTAAAGGGTTCCAAGAAACCTAAATATGAAGAACGTTTTAAAACCGTTTTAGAAG AAAAACGCATAAATCATTTTGAAGTACTGCCAGAAGGATGGGTACAAGTCACACACAACAGTGGCATGCCGTTGTATTTACACAAAAAGACTAGAGTTATAACCACAGCTAGGCCATATTTTTTGGGTACCGGAAGTGCCAgg aaacatgccATACCAGTGGGTTCAATACCGTGTCTTAACTATCGGCGAGCTTTAGATGAGGAAATAGAAgctgaaaaaagaaaagcagAAAATGCTGAAAATGAAGCAAATCAAACAGAAGTTACATCCACAGAAGTAACTACTTCTTCCTCCACTACGACAGCTACCTCTAACCCAGCACCAGCACGTTGCCCTTTTGGTTTTACTGCTAATACTAACGCTAGCTCTAACACACAACCACCCACAGCTACTTCTTCAACAGAAGCCACAACACTGACAAATACTCTGGCAGAACAAAATggtaataaagaaaattctacTGATACCACCACAACTCAAGCTAGCTCAACAAATCCCCTTGACAAAGATAAACTACGTAGCTTAGTACCAGCTGCCAAAATTGTCACTGTCAATGAGAATATACAAAAGGAATCTCTTACACCCGATCAATTTAATCAATATTgcaaaaaactctttaaatttcGTGTTATACGCGTTTTACGTTTTCGTTCGTGGAATGCTAGAcgtaaatttactaaaaatcgCAAGAATCTTAAAAATATCCAAAGACCTACTCTACCCGATGGCACAAAACTCATTAAATTTCCTGTTCTAGTACCTGGTGATGGTAAATCGAATCCACGCGCTCGTCGAGAATGGATTATGAATCCAAGTGGTAAAagttatgtttgtatattgcaTGAGTACGTACAGCATGCTTTAAAGAAACAACCCACTTATGAGTTTAAAGAATTGGAAAATGCTGCCACACCATATGCTGCCACTGTTtcaataaatgatttaaaatatggTACTGGTTATGGTACTAGTAAACGACAGGCTAAATCTGAGGCAGCGCGAGAAACACTTGAAATTCTAATACCCGAAATGAAGGATAAAATAACGGGTGTGAAACAGGATAAAAGTGCGGTGGCGAAAAGTAATCAAAAAGATTTATCG GTCTTCGACGATATACGAATAGAAGATCCTCGCGTTACagagttttgtaataaaaccaCAGAACCTTCTCCACATGCCATACTCTTGACTTGTTTGCAACGAAACTTTGGCTTAGGCGAAGATGtgcaaataaattatgaaataaatcgTACACACAACAAAAAGAACGAATTCACCATGACTGTGGGAAAACACACcgcaaaagttttatgtaaaaataaacgTGAAGGTAAACAGCTAGCCTCCCAAGCCATACTACAG ATTTTACATCCACACATTAAAACTTGGGGTTCTCTGTTACGTCTGTATGGCAATAATTCCATTAAAacgtttaaagaaaagaaacaagaaGAACAAGAAATTACTGTTTTACAAAGTAAAGCTGCCATTAATCAACCAAATCATGCCATATTGGAGAAATTACGcagtgaaatgttaaaattaagtGAAAAGAATAAATCGGTACAGAGTAAAGGAACATTTATACCACCCAGTGATGTTGATTTACCCTCATCATCTGGTTCAAATCTTAATAACGTTGAACTCTAG